AATATCCCCTCTTTATCGATCAACTCTTCCATATTGACCTCACCAACATTAGCATTTCGATGGTTAGGAACATCAATATTGGGTTGAGGGTTCTCTACGAGGAACTTATCCATGACCAAATCCACAGAAGGGTGGCCAAATGAATAAACTTTGTTTCCGGGGGAAAAACCCACTAAGGCAACTTCAGCACCACTTAATGTACAAAGTTCACTAGCCTTCTTGAAGAGGCCAATTCGTCGCTTGGAGAAACTCACTTGTAAGTTTCTCTCGTTTTGTATCTTCACCATGTCAATTTTTTTGCGACCGTTACTCTTTCTTCCCATGGCTAAACTTATGATTTGAGAAACAAAGAGAAAGGTGATTTTGGGTCTCACCACTAAGAGTTTATTTATAGCTGTAAAATCTTTTTATTGTTTGAATGGAAATGAATTCAATTAACAAGGGAATCAAACCTTTTAATGTTAATTCCTTTTCTAGaaggatttgaatcaaatacctgcCCCATTCGTTGTTCCATTTCTTTATTAGTCAGTGCTAATCCTAAATGATCATAATTAGACAATACATATTTTACTTTATTAGAATTATGTTATTGGATTGCACTTAGACCACATCTATTATTTTGTGGAGAAGTTaaagaaaagtaataaaaataaggAGTACCTTTTATGGGGAAATTTTTGCTGCACGCCATTCTTTTATGGTATAAGTTTTAGTATGTTCATATTAAAAGATGGCAATTTATGAAGTAAAGTTTTTTCCCCTACAGTGCTCATGCATTCTACGTTTTGagaaatatttattttcttactCATAAAGTGTAAATGTTTTGAGAAATTTAATATAAAATCTTAAGATAATTAGAATTTAATTTAGAGCCTTTACGAACTCGTAAATCCTAATCGTAATACTTATGGCAAGTGAAAGAAATTTGTACCACAAAACCCTAAAATCTAAGCATAATTTATTGAATAACATTAATCTTTATAAACCTCTTAAACACCATTCTAAACCTGACATGATAAATAGGAAATACAAGAATAATAACTACGGTCTTAAACAAGTTGGGGTTCGTTATATCACTGACCATGTCTGACACGACCCAACATCCAACCCGTCGTGGTGGCACCTAACCctacccgctaggtaagccaaataacaataaaatacaatatagtaatatTGCTAAGAGTCAAGAAGGAAATAACGgaattttatacaactccccaaggactcgtagtacaagtcatgagccactaagacttagatttttacagaactgaattgaaataattacaacatctgtttatAATGTAAATGAACAAAATtcgaatctaaagctaccaaggacaagtgatagccaaaactggaatgcaggtacatcttcaatgctagctcccgccatacaTAGCAGCATCacaccaagatctgcacgcaaggtgtaaaagtgtagtatgagtacaaccaacctcatgtactcaataagtatcctaactaGCCTCGGCGAGAtaaaagaagcaagaactatAGATCATACTCACTAACACCTGTGCAGTTTATAATTTCAATAAAGATAGAACATATGTATGGTCAAATCAGGAAAATCTTGGGTAAAACCACTTTGATGCTCACAATTCTTTGTTTTAAAATGTTctgctcagtcaacaatccagcatataagaAAGATATTTAGGTAAATCAGATAAACAATCAAAAAAATTGTAAGTAAAAATAgaattgtatagtgacaatctattttgtataattataCGTATAAATTGTCTCCCTTATCTGGAAAAAGATTCACGAGTTCAGATCTTTATGTTCCATAAatttatgtttttgtttgttgggttttgttttctccttttttcttggTGGCAGGGTAATCGTAGGTGGGTGGCACATATTGAGTGTTGAATGTTTTACAAATAACTAGGCGGCAAAAAACAAATTACCCGCCCCTACCCACAAATGTTTTTAATACCCATAAAGCCAAGATAAGTCAAGTTAAGCTAAGCCAAGACAAGACAAATTAAATCAAGGTAAGCTAAGCCAAGCTAAACCGGGCAGGTAGGTCAGGTAATTAGTTTGAATTAGGTAGGTATATATTATAACTAGTTTTTAAAAGGGTAGAAAAGGATAATTATTTTAAGTTCAATGGGTATTTTGCATAATTTGCTCTAGAATGGACCGTTACTTTGATTGTTATCCTTAAAGAATCTGTTAAATACGTTAGTTTGATAGAATTTATCAATTTCATGAGTTTAATATAGAAAAGGGCACGTTTATCTTATACTCTTATTTATCTACATTACTaaaatataagttaaaagaattattacacaaaaaattaaaataaataaagtaaacgTAATATTAAAAACTTGTATAAGGGAAGTCTATATCTGAAAGTATCCTAAcagtaaattataattttgtataaAAAAGCTGAGGCTCGAGGCGGCACAGTGATTaacataatttatttatttttggctacaAGCTGTAATGTGCAATTGTGGGTATAGTTTTTGCCGAGGGGCTAATTTTGTCGAAAGCTCTCAATAGTACATGAAAGAATAATAACTACGCTCCAATCCTAAATAAGTTGGGGTTGGTTATATATGAGTTATCACTGGCCATTATTTTCTCCATCTAAACTCATTTCAGGCCAATATATGTTACactacaaaataaaattaaattaaaaatcaaaaataataacTACTAGATGTCCATTTTATTTTATGTCAATGGTATATATCTCTAAAATATTAGACGCCTTTATCaaattaaacatatatatatatatatatatatatatatatatatatatatatatatatatatatatatatatatatattttttctgcaCAAGATGGCTCTTTTATCAAGCGAGTTCTCGACCTACCCTACGTAATGCAGCACTAGATTTGAAAGCTTTAACATAAAAAAACTTCTACACGTAAAATGCAATATGCacacaaaaaaatatagttcaaAAAGTATGTATTTGTTGAATTTTCATTAACCACAACAGAGAATTATGTTGTAATATGGTTCAGGCTGTGATGCACGTTCATAATTCATGTTGTGAACTATTTTCTTTGATTGCCCAAACTCACAAATTAAACTTTTGGAAAGACATTATGGTCTTTAACTCTAAAACCCCAATGACTCTCCCTATTGTTTTTTCTATTAAGTCTTGGAACGCAACTTGGAATTAATTAACATCAAGAATTCAGGAGTACAATGATTACCTCCCTTGGGTCATTGACACATCTGATTTACTGGGAGTGATAATGTCTTTAATCATAAAGAATGAAAAGGCTAAAGTTTCTTTAATTGCTAAACCTAGTAAGTTAATTGGGAAACATGCTGTTGGGGGATAAGGGGAAATACTAGAAATAGTAGGGGCGATTGGGGTTTCATGAAGGTATCCCCAACACTACTAACACTCTAGCTCAACTATTGGCGCTTATGTAGAGATTCAAGATTGAGGTAGAAAATTCACTTTCTCCGCTAGAGATAATTGTAGACTCCACTGAGATAATCAATATGCTACAAAATGGAAATATACTTAAAACTCTATTATTTTGGAATGCAGGTCATTGATGATGCTCCTAGGGACCACAAGCATTGCTTATAGCTGCAGGGAGCAAAACCAAGTAGCGGATGCACCAGCAAAAAAAAGCGCCATCGATCTGTATGATCATTCAAATCTtttaaattttgaagtttcttGTATTTACTTGAGCATAATTTAGCAAAAGATAATATTAATGATTTGCTGCTGTAGAAAAGAGATTGATGTACTGTTCTTTTGCATTTTCTACCTCTTCTTTTTATGCATCCACGTTTGCAAGAAGACGTGTCTTGCTTTGCTAAAACATAAAGGAAATTACTTATATGAGGTAATgaaaagaaaatgaactcaatGTAAAAAGCAGCAAAGCTGTATACAATAATGAAAATCACTGCATTTATCTTGGTGCTATTTTTTTTGATAACCATAGTATTTGGGCCAGCTTGGACGCACCTCGATTAATTCCACTAGAAATATGTCATCTCTATCATCAACAAGTATCAAGTAACTCTATCTACCAAATCGTGGATAGAGTTTTTTGCCTCCATTGGGAATTGAACTTGAGATCTCATGATTCTCACCTACTTCATGGACCACTAGACAACACCCTTCGCTGCATTTCAGGTG
This DNA window, taken from Nicotiana tabacum cultivar K326 chromosome 15, ASM71507v2, whole genome shotgun sequence, encodes the following:
- the LOC107823628 gene encoding agamous-like MADS-box protein AGL62, whose protein sequence is MGRKSNGRKKIDMVKIQNERNLQVSFSKRRIGLFKKASELCTLSGAEVALVGFSPGNKVYSFGHPSVDLVMDKFLVENPQPNIDVPNHRNANVGEVNMEELIDKEGILEMERSRGKDLQRTWREERWWEAPIEELNFFQLQQMAEAMEMTKKQCEIEAEHQQKVHGIAFPYRTLGSALAPYGGARASFSYGSNARASEFRD